In Arachis stenosperma cultivar V10309 chromosome 1, arast.V10309.gnm1.PFL2, whole genome shotgun sequence, one DNA window encodes the following:
- the LOC130980398 gene encoding uncharacterized protein LOC130980398: MVSEQFVPVEPEGQTNYASVHSLNQMAPCGHGRGRGRGYTSTHGPKTNPNDPVNFMTVLQNMAAAMQVTTEALEQQMNNHNHEGNNGNETQGPMMLATFLKVNPLKFKPIQLRPTLGFKQWNKHCKRSWCPKSSASSLPLICSPGNRRIGGRAPDVSYKKYFPNSARTIKELELLQLKQDAMSISEYIDKFEELFRFSHMCQGAPGDFEEWKCIKYEGGLRSDILSSVEPMEIRSFPNM, from the exons atggtatcagagcagttcgttcctgttgAGCCTGAGGGACAGACtaactatgcttctgtgcattctct gaaccagatggcgccttgTGGACACGGTCGAGGCCGTGGGAGGGGATATACCAGTACTCATGGGCCAAAAACTAACCCGAATGACCCCGTTAACTTCATGACCGTATTgcagaacatggctgctgctatgcaggTCACTACTGAGGCACTTGAACAGCAGATGAACAACCATAATCATGAGGGAAATAATGGGAATGAGACTCAAGGTCCGATGATGCTGGCGACCTTTCTGAAGGTCAATCCCCTAAAGTTCAAACCAATCCAACTAAGGCCAACACTTGGTTTCAAGCAATGGAACAAGCACTGTAAGCGCAGTTGGTGCCCGAAGAGCAGTGCGTCGAGTTTGCCACTTATCTGCTCACCGGGGAATCGTCGTATTGGTGGTAGGGCACCTGACGTCTCATacaagaagtactttccgaacTCTGCTCGGACGATAAAGGAACTTGAGCTACTACAGTTGAAGCAGGATGCTATGTCTATATCTGAGTACAtagacaagtttgaggagctgttcagatTCTCCCACATGTGTCAAGGAGCTCCAGGAGACTTCGAGGAGTGGAAGTGCATCAAGTATGAGGGAGGACTTCGGAGTGACATTCTGAGCTCCGTTGAACCGATGGAGATTAGGTCTTTTCCGAACATGTGA